One genomic segment of Arachis duranensis cultivar V14167 chromosome 4, aradu.V14167.gnm2.J7QH, whole genome shotgun sequence includes these proteins:
- the LOC107484805 gene encoding uncharacterized protein LOC107484805 has translation MTHKAKDLGIKINVPEFEGRLQPDDFIDWLCTVERVFELKDIPDDKRVKLVAIKLKKHASVWWENLKCQRERKGRRKIKTWDKMRRELKPKFLPEHYRQDTFIKFHNLRQKSLSVEEYTIDFEELLIKCDIQEPEEQTIARNLGGLNTEISDVVQLQPYWTLDDIIRLSLKIEKQRKRRNNIQSPKDKEVILDVQQEVKTEFFKGNKERRSSGRKSFKCQGFGHMRLIVQTEGLSLLSRKKLMKNQFRSKRRKVRLTMILKKKFHPIVEKL, from the coding sequence ATGACTCACAAAGCTAAAGACTtaggaataaaaattaatgttcCTGAGTTTGAAGGGAGACTCCAACCAGATGATTTCATCGACTGGCTTTGCACAGTAGAAAGAGTATTCGAGTTAAAAGACATTCCAGACGACAAGCGCGTGAAGCTTGTAGCAATCAAGTTGAAGAAGCATGCATCAGTTTGGTGGGAGAATCTCAAGTGTCAgcgagaaagaaaaggaagaagaaagatcaAGACATGGGATAAAATGCGTCGTGAGCTCAAGCCCAAGTTCCTTCCTGAACATTACAGGCAAGACaccttcatcaaatttcataatTTGAGGCAAAAGTCATTATCTGTGGAAGAATATACAATAGACTTCGAAGAGCTGCTTATAAAGTGTGACATTCAAGAGCCTGAAGAACAAACAATTGCTCGTAATCTTGGAGGATTGAACACAGAAATTTCTGATGTCGTTCAGCTGCAACCATATTGGACCTTGGATGATATCATTAGGCTATCATTAAAGATTGAAAAGCAAAGAAAACGAAGGAATAACATTCAGTCGCCGAAAGACAAAGAAGTCATCCTTGATGTTCAACAAGAAGTGAAGACAGAATTTTTTAAAGGCAACAAGGAGCGTAGATCATCAGGTAGAAAATCCTTCAAATGTCAAGGTTTTGGGCATATGCGGCTGATTGTCCAAACCGAAGGGTTATCACTCTTGTCGAGGAAGAAGTTAATGAAGAACCAATTCAGGAGCAAGAGGAGGAAGGTGAGGTTGACTatgatattgaagaagaagttCCACCCGATTGTGGAGAAGCTTTAG